A genomic region of Lodderomyces elongisporus chromosome 5, complete sequence contains the following coding sequences:
- the BUB1 gene encoding protein kinase, producing MKEIDYIEQHKENIEPSKGGRSVSKLASFYSTSDTYKYQKQKAQLLLEKDKFEYSIEKSQELDDPLQAFVDYIDWTHTHFPQGANVESGLVLLLERCTSCFRDVPQYKNDPRYLKVWIEYIKYSDSPRDIFIYLAKKQIGVQLAIYYEEFAHFLESEGKITDAREIYELGIQLSAFPLERLRKSFKFFNERINANTIPGVEESSRIAPSEKHGPASVAASAAEDRANSPNEGGEYLEPKMKKSKIDIYQDIDQSSRSVLLSIFDDVGDVHLQSKLQRTKENVIPAVQWQGQILKQKEKRQIRSSDKIEIFRDEDNSEASSSESKKQSDPGFKQRVCTDRLGGNENLYYTLVEVTGKRPERVMINMDLLYPVHSEELGFSELLAITRYRQRMSKSLNCNSPKPIDKTKVAEITETFTIPLNDDHTMKIRDPTLTAVTKLAQNDVLDMFNGSPPAELTEDEDNNVVEPTVTNLEGFVTETLHPKEHVEEFYRENNGHQSVGYHNQKDGSNSQEVQVPQLHQHHQHYQHHQHYQHHQHHYDNYHHDNSIPTQVDSLSPQVNREIHTGASKIEGQQIIDPFSHALQDHIIEESNIPISLFPGFCDRSNKSMEFVAKQRRNSTGFSKSISRASKSSMIDCGGDELFCLIRKLGDGGYGYVYLVESASSGASKALKVENPASKWEFYILHQINKRLLKSPEHSRLFIKCEALYLFRDESFLILDYYPHGSLLDLVNLFRSQNRAVDEDLCIFLTIELIKSTNVLHEIGIIHGDLKADNCMLRLNHVDDHVWSEVYDGKGQNGWDGKGITIIDFGRAIDMTAFRNNDKNRSSNNAIENENKTSVQFVSHLITDDQDCPQMNEGRPWTFEADYYGLACIVHTLLFGSYLKVNASTSTAMRTSVTSSTIAPTSIRVGKVRPQQNFKRYWQTNLWEPLFDILLNPKIENSGNNSENKDNFQIAVAEKLRDIQVEMEIWLERNSKSHNLKSKLKSLESDLAAIHKV from the coding sequence ATGAAGGAGATAGATTATATAGAACAGCATAAGGAAAATATTGAACCACTGAAAGGTGGAAGATCTGTTTCAAAACTAGCTTCATTTTACTCCACTTCCGATACGTACAAgtaccaaaaacaaaaagcgCAACTTCTCTTGGAAAAGGACAAATTTGAGTATAGCATTGAAAAGTCACAGGAGCTCGATGACCCGCTACAGGCATTTGTCGACTATATTGATTGGACTCATACTCATTTTCCACAAGGAGCCAATGTCGAGAGCGGGTTGGTGCTCTTGCTAGAGCGATGCACATCGTGCTTTCGAGATGTACCGCAATACAAAAACGACCCACGGTATTTAAAAGTATGGATTGAATACATCAAGTATTCAGATTCACCAAGAGACATATTCATATATTTGGCCAAAAAACAGATTGGAGTGCAGCTAGCGATATATTACGAAGAGTTTGCACATTTTCTTGAACTGGAAGGCAAAATTACTGATGCCAGGGAGATATACGAGTTAGGAATCCAACTTCTGGCATTTCCACTTGAAAGACTTCGGAAatcttttaaattttttaatgaGCGTATTAACGCTAATACAATACCGGGAGTGGAAGAATCAAGTCGAATAGCGCCAAGTGAAAAACACGGTCCTGCTAGTGTAGCAGCTAGTGCAGCTGAAGATCGAGCCAATTCACCCAATGAAGGAGGGGAATATTTGGAAcccaaaatgaaaaaatcaaaaattgaTATATATCAAGATATCGACCAGAGCAGCCGAAGCGTGCTATTGTCTAtatttgatgatgttggAGATGTTCATTTACAGAGCAAActacaaagaacaaaggaGAATGTTATACCTGCTGTACAGTGGCAAGGACAAATCTTGAAGCAGAAGGAGAAGCGACAGATTCGACTGTCGGATAAAATTGAGATATTTCGAGACGAAGACAACAGTGAAGCATCTCTGAGTGAAAGCAAGAAGCAACTGGACCCTGGATTTAAACAACGAGTGTGCACAGACCGTTTAGGAGGCAACGAAAACTTGTACTACACTTTGGTAGAGGTTACTGGTAAAAGACCGGAGCGAGTGATGATCAACATGGACTTATTATACCCTGTTCATCTGGAAGAGCTAGGCTTTAGCGAACTACTAGCTATAACACGTTACAGACAGCGCATGAGCAAATCTTTAAATTGCAATTCTCCAAAGCCTATTGACAAAACCAAGGTTGCAGAAATTACTGAAACATTTACAATACCACTAAATGATGATCATACAATGAAAATTAGAGATCCTACACTTACCGCTGTGACAAAATTAGCGCAGAACGACGTGCTTGATATGTTTAATGGTTCTCCGCCGGCGGAGCTAACGGAAGATGAAGACAATAATGTGGTCGAACCCACTGTAACTAACTTGGAAGGATTTGTCACTGAAACCTTGCACCCAAAGGAACATGTTGAAGAATTTTATAGAGAAAATAATGGCCACCAGAGTGTTGGTTATCATAATCAGAAAGATGGTAGTAACAGCCAAGAAGTCCAAGTTCCTCAGCTCCACCAACATCACCAACACTACCAGCATCACCAACACTACCAGcatcaccaacaccactaTGACAACTACCATCATGACAATTCAATACCAACACAAGTGGACTCGCTTTCCCCGCAGGTGAACCGTGAGATACACACGGGGGCTTCTAAAATAGAAGGACAGCAAATTATCGATCCGTTTTCTCATGCCCTCCAGGATCACATAATTGAGGAATCAAATATACCCATAAGCCTTTTTCCTGGCTTTTGTGACCGATCCAATAAATCGATGGAATTTGTAGCAAAGCAGCGCAGAAATAGCACTGGTTTTCTGAAATCAATCAGCAGAGCTTCTAAACTGTCAATGATTGATTGCGGAGGGGATGAGCTATTCTGCTTGATACGAAAGCTAGGTGACGGGGGCTATGGCTATGTGTACTTGGTGGAATCGGCATCTAGTGGCGCATCTAAAGCTCTCAAGGTTGAGAACCCAGCTTCTAAATGGGAATTTTACATTTTGCACCAAATCAATAAGAGATTGTTGAAATCACCAGAACATAGCAGGTTGTTTATCAAATGTGAAGCCCTATATTTGTTTCGCGATGAAAgctttttgattttagATTATTATCCTCACGGTTCTTTATTAGACCTTGTTAATTTATTCCGATCCCAAAATCGAGCAGTTGATGAGGATTTGTGTATATTTTTAACCATTGAGTTAATCAAGAGTACAAATGTTTTGCATGAAATTGGAATCATTCACGGTGACTTGAAAGCTGACAATTGCATGCTTCGATTAAATCATGTGGATGACCACGTGTGGAGTGAAGTTTATGATGGAAAAGGGCAAAATGGCTGGGATGGAAAAGGAATCACGATTATTGATTTTGGCAGAGCAATCGATATGACTGCTTTTCGAAACAACGACAAAAACCggagcagcaacaacgcaattgaaaatgaaaacaaaacaagtgTCCAATTTGTTTCTCATCTTATAACTGATGACCAAGATTGTCCGCAAATGAATGAGGGCAGACCATGGACTTTTGAAGCTGATTACTATGGATTGGCTTGCATTGTACATACACTACTATTCGGCAGCTATCTAAAGGTGAATGCTTCAACCTCTACTGCAATGAGAACATCAGTTACGTCCAGCACTATAGCTCCGACCTCTATACGCGTTGGCAAAGTGCGTCCGcaacaaaattttaaaCGGTACTGGCAAACCAATCTTTGGGAACCACTTTTTGATATACTTTTGAACcccaaaattgaaaatagcGGAAATAATagtgaaaataaagataattttcaaattgcgGTTGCTGAGAAATTGAGGGATATTCAAGTAGAGATGGAGATTTGGCTTGAGAGAAATTCAAAAAGCCATAATCTCAAGTCCAAACTCAAGTCACTTGAACTGGATCTTGCAGCTATACACAAAGTATAA
- the GPI16 gene encoding Subunit of the glycosylphosphatidylinositol transamidase complex-like protein (BUSCO:EOG09261LEU), which yields MWNLAVVVVTFGALFAHCALASELYSESLDLQPLPRNKLLSSFQFNSISQPIEISYINESTLEKQTSKHSHYSLFSSSLGPVLESTNTRDLSLRFTQGWWDSQSWGKLPFNGSHSGGTGVEVVAIIEASNHISAKRNWQKLTKILSGFFCASLNSIDDSTTTYPNFITNFSSIDGKTSYRPVAGNKLFLFRAALPSEPVCTENLTPFLKLLPTRGKSGISSLLDGHKVFDSLWHGMSIDVHTKCDETNELCRLELHQTINQVVDVIRSIRKRQEGGIPKPTPGDKLRCDSTKTNNIWQCFPLGEAAEQEWSLETLYGRKIKGPAFQDDKDVTRVSIKVEPTVWNITMHRESADSRISNTLNGDGKGWILETIDSPFLYDFKFQTSNSSIVRPIEQPSLQVARSLTGYSLDKGGLRVAFTNTSKQPVRFIYFESLPWFMRLYMSTMKLSLNKMETKNTAEFIKDFYYRPSADRSRPSHLEMLIEVPALSTLAMTYDFDKSLLLYREYPPDANHGFDVEPAIIIVIKEDWEERESENYRSNERAKKMYEFRTTSLLLTLPTPDFSMPYNVIILTCTVMSLAFGIVFNLITKKTVTEEEFERAAKDTGLGKLKSFIQLKVLRKSKID from the coding sequence ATGTGGAATCTAGCCGTAGTAGTGGTAACCTTTGGAGCTTTATTCGCTCATTGTGCGTTGGCGAGCGAGCTATACTCGGAGCTGCTAGATCTTCAGCCATTACCACGAAATAAATTATTGTCCAGTTTTCAGTTCAATAGTATTTCACAACCAATTGAAATATCGTATATAAATGAGTCTACTTTGGAAAAACAGACATCAAAGCACAGTCACTATAGTTTATTTTCCAGTTCACTTGGCCCTGTTCTCGAATCTACTAATACGCGCGATTTATCCTTGAGATTCACACAAGGCTGGTGGGACTCGCAGTCGTGGGGCAAACTCCCGTTTAATGGAAGTCATAGTGGGGGTACCGGAGTCGAAGTCGTGGCCATCATTGAAGCATCGAACCACATTTCTGCTAAACGTAATTGgcaaaaattaacaaaaatTTTATCTGGATTCTTTTGCGCATCGCTCAATTCGATCGATGATAGTACAACAACTTATCCAAATTTCATAACCAATTTTAGTAGTATTGATGGCAAGACCAGTTATAGACCCGTTGCTGgaaacaaattatttctctttAGAGCAGCTTTGCCAAGTGAGCCCGTTTGCACGGAGAATTTAACCCCTTTCTTAAAGCTACTTCCTACGCGAGGTAAATCAGGAATTTCCTCATTGCTCGATGGTCATAAAGTATTTGACTCTTTATGGCATGGCATGTCCATTGATGTTCACACCAAATGCGATGAAACAAATGAGTTGTGCAGATTGGAGTTGCACCAGACGATTAATCAAGTGGTTGACGTGATCCGTTCGATTAGAAAACGCCAAGAGGGAGGTATCCCGAAACCGACACCAGGAGATAAATTGAGATGCGATTCaacgaaaacaaataacATTTGGCAATGTTTCCCATTGGGTGAGGCAGCAGAACAGGAATGGAGTTTGGAAACTCTTTACGGACGTAAGATTAAAGGACCGGCTTTCCAGGATGACAAAGATGTGACTAGGGTCTCCATAAAAGTTGAACCAACAGTTTGGAATATCACCATGCACCGAGAAAGCGCTGACTCGAGGATCTCTAACACTTTAAACGGTGACGGTAAGGGTTGGATTTTAGAAACCATTGATCTGCCATTTTTGTACGATTTCAAATTTCAGACTTCAAATAGTTCAATTGTTAGACCAATTGAACAACCACTGTTGCAAGTGGCTAGATCATTGACAGGTTATTCGTTGGACAAGGGAGGGTTGCGTGTTGCTTTTACTAATACATCTAAACAGCCAGTTcgatttatttattttgaatCCTTGCCTTGGTTCATGAGATTGTACATGAGTACCATGAAGCTCTCTTTAAATAaaatggaaacaaaaaataccGCAGAATTTATCAAGGACTTTTATTATAGGCCATCAGCTGACCGGAGCAGACCTTCCCATCTTGAAATGTTGATTGAGGTACCTGCATTGCTGACTTTGGCCATGACCTATGATTTCGACAAGTCTTTATTATTGTATCGAGAATATCCACCTGATGCAAATCATGGTTTCGATGTTGAGCCAGCGATCATAATTGTTATCAAGGAGGATTGggaggaaagagaaagcgAAAACTATAGATCAAATGAAAGAGCAAAGAAGATGTATGAATTTAGAACCACGAGTCTCTTGTTGACACTTCCAACCCCTGACTTTTCTATGCCTTACAATGTGATCATATTAACCTGTACTGTGATGTCACTTGCTTTCGGAATCGTGTTCAACTTGATAACGAAAAAGACAGTCACCGAAGAAGAGTTTGAGAGGGCAGCGAAGGATACAGGATTAGGTAAGCTCAAGTCGTTTATCCAACTAAAGGTGTTGCGCAAGAGTAAAATAGACTAA
- the prp10 gene encoding U2 snRNP component prp10 (BUSCO:EOG092608T8), producing MPADSKTLTGSYTIPDALKKRLEEEIETDAATARVNSQTESNARRFQNDYNKQKYHRDIDLNFDSSKPYKEVLKERQIEKGEHEVVATINDLKPREQRKRVGLHLEDVPTQPSLKKQQSLVTDTSIESAELSLVKKLKENNVPVINGIPLTDEILTMVLPEGYVKTTPPSEYQGLVSRPQLNFNQLTGPQYYEPPSNEDVPLSTLDTVAVFPGLRGLEYFKEEDKKYFGELLQKRPEELSAEEQKEVQSMKLVLKAKNGTRIVRKRAMRSLTENAVKFGPKTLLSQILPVLLEPSLDEQERHLLIKMMSRIMLRLNESIRPYTSKVIHVLSPFLIDESITMRTESREIISNLTKAVGFANMVSTLRPDLDHVDEYVRNVASRVLAIVASTIGLQQFLPFLKAVVRSKQAWTARHTGIKIVQQLCISLGKGNGSTILPFLSQIVEILTPAINDESQQVRAITALTLAQLAESVEPYGIDSFERTLEPLWYETKRQRGRVLAAYLRCIGSLIPLMVFDPRYEEYTNHYVKEVMYLISKQYGSPDEDMRKTVLKVLLKLPLSKQIVPEYQQRVFIPFFRAFWNRRTASESSQVLKLVIAATQHLASRFNTMLVLRNIIHFTKDDNEQLRRLAVEAVNVLISANPDALVEMNSDDVRITVDGVLFAFQEQSIEGGNNSSGNSGAIYLYAFNSLAKALSSRLKPYLGSIISSLLYRMKNKSPEIRQQSCDLVTIIAPVIGSSGRDEDNGVEADNILSKLILILYESLGEVYPDVLGSIINALHACVNSINKDTLLSMSNPSINQILPTLTPILKNRHEKVQESSIKLIGLIATRNAETINAKEWMRICFDLLEMLKSSKKRIRIAANATFGHIANTIGPQDVIVMLLNNLKVQERQLRVCTAVAMGIVAEKCQPFTVLPAIMNEYRTPEKNVQNGILKALSFLFEYLDGKTSRDYLFAITPLLEDALIDRDLVHRQTAATVVSHVALNVYGLTDGENTEVFVHFLNLVLPNIFETSPHVISRILESLDSLRVTVGNGVFMNYVWAALFHPARKVREPFWKLFNSAYVQCADSLVPSYPRIDCFANTVTDRDSHNGYDDDHSNERFSLQELDLCL from the coding sequence ATGCCCGCGGATAGTAAGACCTTAACTGGCTCGTACACAATTCCCGATGCTTTGAAGAAGAGGTTGGAGGAAGAGATAGAGACGGATGCAGCAACCGCAAGAGTAAATTCTCAAACGGAGCTGAATGCTCGGAGATTTCAAAATGATTacaataaacaaaagtatCACAGAGATATTGACCTTAATTTCGACAGCAGTAAGCCGTACAAAGAAGTTTTGAAGGAGCGTCAAATAGAGAAAGGCGAACACGAAGTTGTTGCCACTATTAATGATTTAAAACCGAGAgagcaaaggaaaagagttGGCCTCCACCTTGAAGATGTCCCTACACAGCCACTgctaaagaaacaacaatcacTCGTAACAGACACCAGTATCGAGTCAGCTGAGTTATCACTTGTAAAGAAGCTAAAGGAAAACAATGTTCCAGTAATAAATGGTATACCCTTGACCGATGAAATTCTTACAATGGTACTTCCAGAAGGCTACGTGAAGACTACTCCTCCTCTGGAGTACCAAGGATTGGTATCTAGACCGCAACTAAATTTCAACCAATTGACTGGCCCCCAATATTACGAGCCACCAAGTAACGAGGATGTTCCTCTCAGTACGTTAGACACTGTTGCTGTGTTTCCTGGCTTGCGTGGATTAGAATACTTTAAGGAGGAAGATAAAAAGTATTTTGGTGagcttttgcaaaaacGTCCTGAAGAACTCAGTGCTGAGGAGCAGAAAGAGGTTCAGTCAATGAAATTAGTTTTGAAAGCAAAGAATGGTACTCGTATAGTTCGAAAACGTGCCATGCGGTCTTTAACAGAAAATGCTGTTAAATTTGGCCCAAAGACATTGCTTAGCCAAATACTTCCAGTTTTGCTTGAACCGAGTTTGGACGAACAAGAGCGCCATTTGTTAATCAAGATGATGAGTCGAATAATGCTCAGATTAAATGAGTCAATTCGTCCTTACACTCTGAAGGTTATTCATGTGCTTTCGCCTTTTTTGATTGATGAGAGTATCACCATGAGGACAGAGAGTCGTGAGATTATCTCGAATTTGACCAAGGCAGTTGGGTTTGCCAATATGGTATCAACATTGCGTCCAGACTTGGATCATGTCGATGAGTATGTGAGAAATGTGGCTTCTAGAGTACTTGCCATTGTTGCAAGTACCATTGgtcttcaacaatttttaccttttcttAAAGCTGTGGTAAGGTCCAAGCAAGCATGGACGGCTCGCCATACGGGAATAAAAATTGTGCAACAATTGTGCATTTCTCTTGGCAAAGGTAATGGATCAACAATTTTACCTTTTCTCCTGCAAATTGTTGAGATTTTGACACCGGCCATCAATGATGAGCTGCAGCAAGTTAGGGCTATTACTGCGTTGACTTTGGCCCAACTTGCCGAGAGTGTTGAACCGTATGGTATAGATTCGTTTGAACGTACCTTGGAGCCACTTTGGTACGAAACCAAAAGACAACGAGGAAGGGTATTGGCAGCCTATTTGCGATGCATAGGCTCTTTGATCCCATTGATGGTTTTTGACCCAAGATACGAGGAATACACCAATCACTATGTCAAGGAGGTGATGTATCTAATATCTAAGCAATATGGATCTCCTGATGAAGATATGAGGAAAACTGTTCTCAAAGTCTTGTTGAAGCTACCATTGTCGAAGCAGATTGTACCCGAATATCAACAACGGGTATTCATTCCATTCTTTAGAGCGTTTTGGAACAGACGAACAGCTCTGGAATCATCACAAGTTTTGAAACTTGTGATTGCAGCTACACAGCACTTGGCAAGCAGGTTTAACACTATGCTAGTATTGCGAAACATAATCCACTTCACAAAGGATGACAATGAACAGTTGCGTCGACTTGCTGTAGAGGCAGTAAATGTTCTTATTTCAGCAAACCCTGATGCACTAGTTGAAATGAACTCTGATGATGTGCGCATCACAGTTGATGGTGTATTGTTTGCATTTCAGGAGCAGTCAATTGAAGGTGGAAATAATAGTAGTGGTAATAGTGGTGCAATTTATCTTTATGCTTTCAACTCTTTGGCGAAAGCATTGTCGTCGCGTTTAAAGCCTTATTTAGGCTCTATAATTAGTTCATTACTATACCGGATGAAGAATAAATCGCCAGAAATTCGGCAACAGTCTTGCGATCTTGTCACCATTATAGCTCCCGTGATTGGAAGCTCGGGACGGGACGAAGATAATGGAGTTGAGGCAGATAATATATTGAGCAAGTTGATCCTCATTTTGTATGAGTCATTGGGTGAAGTGTACCCGGACGTACTTGGGTCCATAATCAATGCGTTGCACGCTTGTGTCAACTCCATCAATAAAGATACCCTTTTGTCAATGAGCAATCCTTCTATAAATCAGATCTTGCCTACGTTAACGCCAATTTTAAAGAATCGACATGAAAAAGTTCAAGAGTCAAGCATCAAATTGATTGGATTAATTGCTACGCGGAATGCCGAGACGATCAATGCCAAAGAGTGGATGCGTATTTGTTTTGACTTGCTCGAGATGCTCAAGTCGTCGAAGAAGCGGATCCGTATTGCCGCCAACGCCACTTTTGGTCACATAGCCAATACGATTGGTCCGCAGGATGTGATTGTTATGTTATTGAATAATTTAAAAGTTCAAGAGCGTCAACTACGAGTATGTACAGCGGTAGCAATGGGGATTGTTGCCGAGAAATGTCAGCCATTTACTGTGCTTCCAGCAATTATGAACGAATACCGGACGCCGGAGAAGAATGTACAAAATGGTATTTTGAAGGCACttagttttttgtttgaataCCTTGATGGCAAAACCAGTAGGGACTATTTGTTTGCAATCACACCATTGTTGGAAGATGCATTGATTGATAGGGATTTGGTGCACAGGCAGACTGCGGCAACTGTTGTTTCCCATGTGGCGTTAAATGTTTACGGTTTGACAGATGGTGAGAATACAGAAGTCTTTGTGCACTTTCTCAATTTGGTGTTGCCGAATATCTTTGAAACTTCGCCGCATGTGATTTCGAGAATATTAGAGAGTTTGGATTCTTTGAGAGTAACTGTGGGTAATGGTGTGTTTATGAACTACGTATGGGCTGCCTTATTCCACCCGGCAAGGAAAGTTAGGGAGCCGTTTTGGAAATTGTTTAATAGTGCTTATGTTCAATGCGCGGACTCTTTGGTACCATCGTATCCAAGAATTGACTGTTTTGCTAATACTGTCACAGATCGAGATAGTCATAATGGttatgatgatgatcaCAGTAATGAAAGATTCTCTTTACAGGAGCTAGATTTGTGTTTATAG
- the RNY1_1 gene encoding T2 family ribonuclease, with translation MISNFFAAALVAQLSMAEPYFGKYFHGQRTSSDSSSGPNLYSVEDCSAFISETNNTWSCHNSTAISDSCCFEDYGILMSTQFWDYNTTLLSIAVNGTAQDIVKSDIQAQIDSLYDDVRRTFTIHGLWNDLCDGSYRSNCQPDLELDDARDNLTHLIGEEFHEPELLHIMKKYWINTEKSNVEDQASVALWEHEYNKHGTCMNTLNPPCFTGEFREHEQAVQFFKKVVEIWSQLDTFEFLAAAGIYPTVAKQYKLRDVQDALAKAHGGQVYVGCLNGAIDEIWYYHNLQGNVLTGTYRAIDTLTNSTCKENVWYIPK, from the coding sequence ATGatctccaatttttttgcagcTGCATTGGTAGCACAACTTTCCATGGCCGAGCCATACTTTGGGAAATACTTTCATGGTCAACGTACTTCATCAGACTCCTCTTCGGGTCCAAACCTTTACTCGGTTGAGGATTGTTCTGCGTTTATTTCTGAAACAAATAATACTTGGTCGTGTCACAACTCGACGGCCATCTCTGATTCGTGCTGCTTTGAGGATTATGGAATCTTGATGCTGACCCAATTCTGGGATTACAATACGACATTGTTGAGCATTGCTGTTAATGGTACAGCCCAAGATATTGTCAAATCAGATATCCAAGCTCAGATTGATAGTTTGTACGATGACGTGAGAAGAACATTCACCATCCATGGGTTATGGAATGATCTTTGTGATGGTTCATATAGGTCCAATTGTCAGCCTGATTTGGAATTAGACGATGCTAGAGATAATTTGACGCACTTGATTGGGGAAGAATTTCATGAGCCCGAGTTGTTGCATATTATGAAAAAGTATTGGATCAATACCGAGAAATCCAATGTTGAGGACCAAGCAAGTGTTGCGTTATGGGAACACGAGTATAATAAGCACGGTACATGTATGAATACCCTTAATCCGCCATGCTTCACTGGTGAGTTTAGAGAACACGAGCAAGCAGTGCAGTTTTTCAAGAAAGTTGTTGAGATTTGGTCACAGCTTGATACTTTTGAGTTTCTTGCTGCGGCAGGTATCTATCCAACGGTTGCTAAGCAATACAAGTTGCGCGACGTACAAGATGCATTGGCAAAGGCTCATGGAGGTCAAGTGTATGTAGGTTGTTTGAATGGTGCCATTGATGAGATCTGGTACTATCACAACTTGCAAGGTAATGTCTTGACCGGAACATATAGAGCCATTGACACTTTGACCAACTCTACATGCAAGGAGAATGTTTGGTATATTCCAAAATAG